One part of the Gossypium raimondii isolate GPD5lz chromosome 1, ASM2569854v1, whole genome shotgun sequence genome encodes these proteins:
- the LOC128041905 gene encoding uncharacterized protein LOC128041905, whose amino-acid sequence MLTFPFFSKELSLKPKEDDEEGDEPTAEKQTIAYGGEAEKTKSVHVESEKKDDDVTQAPAPATTTTTLRATTPITAQERAVHQLINELTKSDSDSEDQLPLSQKKRKHFKTTAGEAVPAENGESELQQRYKCAAKKSTEPT is encoded by the coding sequence ATGCTCacattcccttttttttctaagGAGTTGTCACTGAAACCCAAGGAGGATGATGAAGAGGGTGACGAACCTACTGCGGAGAAGCAGACCATTGCATATGGAGGAGAAGCAGAGAAAACCAAATCTGTCCATGTTGAATCTGAGAAGAAAGATGATGATGTAACTCAAGCCCCAGCACCTGCTACCACTACCACCACACTAAGAGCGACAACACCTATTACTGCACAAGAACGTGCAGTTCATCAACTAATCAATGAACTCACAAAATCAGACTCTGATTCTGAAGATCAGTTGCCTCTTAGTCagaaaaaaaggaaacattTCAAGACAACTGCTGGAGAAGCAGTCCCAGCTGAGAATGGTGAATCCGAGCTGCAGCAGCGTTACAAATGTGCCGCCAAGAAGTCTACCGAACCAACTTAA